GGAAACTGACGGCCATGGAACTGGCGGCCGTGTTCGGGGCCTGGAATGAAGGCGTTCTCAAGTCATTCCTTATCGAGATCACCGCGCAAATCTTCCGCGCCATTGACCCGGAGACGAACCAGCCGCTGGTAGAACTCGTCCTCGACAAGGCCGGGCAGAAGGGCACCGGCAAATGGACTTCCGAAACGGCGCTCGACCTGGGCGTTCCCGTTCCGACGATTCAGGCGGCGATTGATGCGCGGGTGCTTTCGGCGATGAAAGCCGAGCGCGTGGCGGCCAGCAAAGTCATTGTCGGCCCGCCGACATCGCCGGAAAGTCTTGATCAGGGAGACTTTATCGTTCTCGTCCACAATGCGCTCTACGCCAGCAAAATCTGCTCCTACGCCCAGGGCATGGCGCTGCTCGCCACGGCCTCGCGGGTCTATGACTGGAACCTCGACCTGGGCGAAATCAGCCGCATCTGGAAAGGCGGCTGCATCATCCGCGCGCAGTTCCTCGACAAAATCAAACAGGCCTACCAGCGGCGGCCCGACCTGCCCAACCTGCTGCTCGACCCGGACTTCAACCAGTGGATGACCGATGCCCAGACGAGCTGGCGCAGTGTGGTGAGCATCGGCGCGCTGGCCGGCGTCCCGCTGCCGGCGATGAGCGCCAGCCTGGCCTACTTCGACAGCTACCGCACGGCGACCCTGCCCCAGAATCTCACCCAGGCCCAGCGCGACTTCTTCGGTTCACACACCTACGAGCGCGTTGACAAACCGGAAGCCGGATTCATCCACACGGAATGGAAGGACCTCATCCAGTAAACCGGCCTGAGCCCTGACCACCGCGGCGGCCGGGCACGACCGCACTGCCCGGCTGCCGCGGCGAGCGTGAAGGAGCACGTCCATGGCGAACGATCTCAATCCCCTGCGCGCCGAAGCCCACGTCGAACGCACTCCGGACCCCTGTACGGTGGTCATCTTTGGCGCTTCAGGCGACCTGGCCAAGCGCAAGCTCGTCCCGGCGCTGTTCAACCTGGCCCGTGAGCGCCGCCTGCCCGGTGGCTTTTCCATTGTGGGCTACTCCCGCAGCCCCATGAGCGATGAGGACCTGCGGGCGCTGATGTACGAAGCCGTCGTCCGGTTTTCCAGCTCGGGTCCGCCCACGGCCGCCGAGTGGGAGAGCTTTGCTGCCGGCATGTTCTACTGTCAGGGTGGGTACGATGATGTCGCCGGCTACGCCCGGCTCAAAGCACGTCTGGCGGCGATTGATGCCGAACGGGGCACGAGCGGCAACCGGATTTTTTACCTCTCCACCCCGCCCAGCCTCATCGGCCCCATCATGGACACGCTGGGGGCGTCGGAACTGGCCCGGAGCGCGCCCGGAAGCTGGACGCGCATCATCATCGAGAAGCCGCTGGGCTATGACCTCCACACCGCCCAGGAACTCAACGCCCATATCAGCCGCATCTTTGATGAGAATCAGGTCTATCGCATTGACCACTACCGCGCCAAAGAGACGGTTCAGAACATCGTCGCCATGCGGTTTGCCAACGGTATCTTTGAGCCGGTCTGGAACCGTCGCTACATAGACCACGTGCAGATTACGGCGGCTGAAGCCGTCGGCGTCGAAGGGCGCGGCGGCTACTACGAAGGTTCCGGCGCGGTCCGCGACATGCTTCAGAATCACCTGCTCCAGTTGCTGGCCCTGGTAGCGATGGAACCGCCGACCTCGCTGGAAGCCAATGCCATCCGCGATGAAGCCATCAAGGTGGCCAAGGCCATTCGCCCCCTGGCGGCGTCCGAGGTGGATACCCATGCCGTCCGGGGGCAGTACACCGCCGGCTGGGTTGGCGGCAAGGCCGTTCCCGGCTACCGCGAGGAGGAAGGCGTCAGCCCGACTTCGACCACGGAGACCTATGCCGCCATCCGCTTCGGAATTGACAACTGGCGCTGGGCCGGCGTGCCGTTTTTCCTGCGCTCCGGCAAACGCATGACGAAGCGGGCGGCCGAAATTGCCGTCCAGTTCCGCCAGGTGCCGATGCGCCTGTTCACGACGACCGAGGCTGACCTGCACGAACCCAACCTGCTGGTGATGAAAATTCAGCCCGATGAAGGTCTGACGCTGCGGCTGGCGGCCAAACTCCCCGGCCACGCCATTCACCTGCGCTCCGTCAACATGGAGTTTCGCTACGGCACGTCCTTCGGCGTCCGGTCGTCGGAAGCCTACGAACGGCTGCTGCTCGACTGCATGTTTGGCGACGCCACCCTGTTTACCCGGCGCGACATGGTGGAAACCGGCTGGGCGCTCATGATGCCCATCCTCAACCACTGGGCGGCGTCCGGTGAACACAACCTGCACTTTTACGAGGCCGGCACCTGGGGGCCGGAGGCCGCCAACCAGCTTATGGGCGAGGGGCGCGCCTGGCGACGGCTCTAGCCGACGGCTCTAGCCCCCCGACGCTGGCGCACCGGAAGTACAAGCCCTTGCCAATGGCGCGGATTGCGGGAGGAAATGCCTGTGGGAATCGTCGAAGACATCGAACGCCGCCGCCCGGTTGACGTGGCGGCCATCGAACGCGAACTGACCGAGTTGTGGAAAGCCGCGGCCGAAGCCAAGGACGGAGCCGCCACCGATGCGGTCATGCGCGTCTGCCTGCTCAACCTGCTCGTCTTCATCACCGATGAAGCCCGCTTTGGTGAAGTCTCGGAAGTCGTCGCCAAGGTCACGGAATCCGCGCCCTGCCGGGCCATCATCATGCACGCCGACCTCTCCAGGACAGCCACCGAAACCCACGCCTGGATTGCCTCCCACTGCCACCTCGACGATCAGATGCGCCAGGTGTGCTGTGAGGAAATCCGGGTGGCGGCCAGCGGTTCCGCCATCCGCTACCTGGCGCGCACGGTCGCCCCACTCATTGCGCCCGACCTTCCCGTGTTTCTCTGGTGGCAGGACCTGCAGACGCTTCAGGAAAAATACTTCCTCGACTTTCTGCCGGAAGTGGACCGCGTCATCGTGGACAGCCGGGGACTGACGCACCGTGACGCACAGGCAGCGCAGCTTGCCCGCTTCGTCCTCGAAGCACGCCACCGGGCCGCCTTCAGCGACCTCAACTGGACGCGCCTCACCCGCTGGCGCGACCTCATCGCGGGTCTTTTTGACGCACCCGATTTGACGCACTACCTGCATCAATTGACGCGCGTTACAATTTTTTATGCCAGGGATGAAGAGGCGTCAGGCATCCCGCTTCAGGCCCTGTTGCTGGCCGGCTTTTTTGCCGCGCAGTTGGGCTGGACGCTCAAGGATGCCTACCAGGTCAACCGCCACCAGGCGGAGTTGCGCTTCCGCGCCCGCCAGCGGCGCGTCACGGTGACGATTGAGCCACAGGTGGTCCAGGGATTGCCACAGCGCCAGCTCAGTGAAGTCGTCCTGCTGGCCGAACGACCGGACATGGCCCGCTTCAGCGTGACCTGTCACCCTTCGGATGGCGCGGACTGGCTCTACACACCGGCCGTCGAGATTTCCGGCGGCGCGCGCTACCACACGACGATTGCCCTGCCCCAGTTGACGGAAGCGCGTCTGATGTCGCGTGAAGTCGAAATCTTCGGCCGTAGCAAACCCTACGAACGCGCCCTGCGCATGGCGCTCGACATCATCACGGAGCTGGAACTCGATGCCCAGTTCGACTGACCACCGCGTCATTCTGGTATTCCCAACGGCCGAAGACCTGGCACGGCAGGCCGCCACCTCGTTTGTGAAGCAGGCGGCCGCAGCCATAGCGGCCCGCGGCCGGTTCAGCGTCGCCCTTTCCGGGGGCACTACGCCACGCATCGTCTTCCGCTTTCTGGCCCGCCCGGAATTGGCGTCACAGGTTGACTGGTCACGGGTGCATGTTTTCTGGGGCGACGAGCGCGCCGTACCGCCGGATGACCCCGAAAGCAACTTTCGTCTGGCGCAGGAACACCTGCTTCAGCCGCTTGGTCTTGCCCCTGAAAACATCCACCGCGTCGAAGGCGAGTTGCCTCCGGCTGAAGCAGCCGCCCGCTATGACGCCCACCTGACCGCCTTTTTTGGCGCGGAGCCGCGCCGGTTTGACCTCATCCACCTCGGGATGGGGGAAGACGGACACACGGCGTCACTGTTTCCCCACACGGCCGCGCTGGACGACCCGGAAGCCCGCGTGGTGGCCAATGAAGTTCCACAGCGGCAGACGACCCGCATCACCTTCACGGCGGCGCTCATCAATGCGGCGCGGGCAGTGGAATTTTTCGTGACCGGCGCGGGCAAGGCGGGCGTGTTGCGGGAAGTGCTGCTGGGGGCGGAGCAGAAACATCTTTATCCGTCGCAGATGATTTGCCCGACCGACGGCACCCTGACCTGGTTTGTCACCGCCGACGCAGCCGCCCAGCTTCCGGCCGACCTGCTGCGCCATGCCTGACCGCCGACTCGGACTGGTCTTTGCCGGGGGCGGCAACCGCGCCTTTTACCAGTTGGGCCTGATGCAGGTCTGGCAGGATGTCTGGGCGCAGACGGCGGCGGTGGCCATGTGCAGCGCCGGGGCATGTGTCGTCGCCATGCTGCTGAGCGGCCGGGCGGAAGCCACGGCTGACTTCTGGAAACAACGTCGCGCCCACGTCCGGCGCAACATCAACTGGCTGCATCCACTGGTGGGCAAGCCGCTGACGCCCCACGCGCCCATTTACCGCGACACGCTGGATTTCTGTCTGGCCGAGGGGGGCTTCGAGCGCCTGCGCGCGCAGCCCTTTCCCCTGCTGGTCCTGACTTCCCGCCTTCCTGCCGGACTCCCGCCCAAGGCGGCGACGCTGGCTGGGCTGCTGGCGTACAACCTTGAAAAGAAGCTCAAGCCAGGCCTGGTTCATCCCACGTGGGGACAGCGGCTGGGCTTTCGTCCGGCTGTCTTTGACCTGCGCCGTTGCCCGACGGCCGCCGAGGCGACGGCATTGATTCTGGCGTCCTCGGCGACGCCCCCATTTACGCCGCTCGGCCGGATGGATGGGCAGGTGCTGCTCGACGGCGGGCTGGTGGACAACATCCCGGCCTTTGTGCTGGATGACCGGCCGGAGGTGGCGCGGCAGGTGGTCCTGATGTCGCGGCCCTACCCGCCACAGGTTGTCGGCCGCCAGGGCCGCCGGCTCTACATTGCCCCACTGACACCGCCGCCGGTCTCCCGCTGGGACTACACCCGCCCCGACCTGGTTGAGGCCACCATTGAGCAGGGCCGCCGGGAAGCCGCCCTGCACCGCGCGGCACTCGATGCCTTTCTCGCTGAACCCGCCTGAAATTTCACCGGACGGTCACGCCCATGACGCAGACGACCCGGCCACCGGCATTTTGTGTCACCTGATTGAAGCACCGCTGTCGTGGTGCGTCCCCAGACCCGTCAGGCCGCCGGGGTGTTTTATCCCAACCCGAAAACTGTTAGCTTTCCGGTAACTTTTTGCCCTTCCCCCGCAACCTGGTCTGGCAGGCACAGCCATGGCACAGGGTATGACCATCTCCGGTGAGGTTTACAGCACGGCATGAGCCAACTCGACGCCCCGACCATGAAGTTCCGCATGAGCGACACGCTCTTTACGGCGATTCGCGCCGCGCTCGATACCGGCGGGTCACGTCCGCTTCTGGTGCTTTACCTGCCCTATGGCATTGTGCGCGGACGCATTTCCCGTACGGTGACCGACACGCTCTCGGCGGCCCGTGACACGCGGCTGGAAAACGTCAGCCGGGTGCGCATCGAAACGGATGTCATCGAGCTGGACGACTGTGAAATCGAGCACTTCCAGAACCACATGCCTACCGCACACTTTCGCAAGCTGTACGTCCGCATGGACGCCGTGCAGAGCTTTGCCTTCGATGTCAAACACAACGAAGTCTTCCCCTTTGAACCCGAACCCCTGACGCCATGACGTTCCGCATCAAATCCGTT
This window of the Chloracidobacterium sp. N genome carries:
- the gndA gene encoding NADP-dependent phosphogluconate dehydrogenase; translation: MAEGLADIGMIGLAVMGSNLAQNIERNGFTVAVWNRDPKRVDEFMATVGAGRKFVGAHTPEDFVKSLARPRKVILLVKAGEATDWTIEQIKPYLEPGDIIIDGGNALYHDTIRREQALKAAGLNFVGCGVSGGEEGALWGPSLMPGGAREAYEQLRPIFEAIAAKVDDGPCVTYIGPDGAGHFVKMVHNGIEYGDMQLIAEAYDLLKRVGKLTAMELAAVFGAWNEGVLKSFLIEITAQIFRAIDPETNQPLVELVLDKAGQKGTGKWTSETALDLGVPVPTIQAAIDARVLSAMKAERVAASKVIVGPPTSPESLDQGDFIVLVHNALYASKICSYAQGMALLATASRVYDWNLDLGEISRIWKGGCIIRAQFLDKIKQAYQRRPDLPNLLLDPDFNQWMTDAQTSWRSVVSIGALAGVPLPAMSASLAYFDSYRTATLPQNLTQAQRDFFGSHTYERVDKPEAGFIHTEWKDLIQ
- the zwf gene encoding glucose-6-phosphate dehydrogenase, with the translated sequence MANDLNPLRAEAHVERTPDPCTVVIFGASGDLAKRKLVPALFNLARERRLPGGFSIVGYSRSPMSDEDLRALMYEAVVRFSSSGPPTAAEWESFAAGMFYCQGGYDDVAGYARLKARLAAIDAERGTSGNRIFYLSTPPSLIGPIMDTLGASELARSAPGSWTRIIIEKPLGYDLHTAQELNAHISRIFDENQVYRIDHYRAKETVQNIVAMRFANGIFEPVWNRRYIDHVQITAAEAVGVEGRGGYYEGSGAVRDMLQNHLLQLLALVAMEPPTSLEANAIRDEAIKVAKAIRPLAASEVDTHAVRGQYTAGWVGGKAVPGYREEEGVSPTSTTETYAAIRFGIDNWRWAGVPFFLRSGKRMTKRAAEIAVQFRQVPMRLFTTTEADLHEPNLLVMKIQPDEGLTLRLAAKLPGHAIHLRSVNMEFRYGTSFGVRSSEAYERLLLDCMFGDATLFTRRDMVETGWALMMPILNHWAASGEHNLHFYEAGTWGPEAANQLMGEGRAWRRL
- a CDS encoding glucose-6-phosphate dehydrogenase assembly protein OpcA, producing the protein MGIVEDIERRRPVDVAAIERELTELWKAAAEAKDGAATDAVMRVCLLNLLVFITDEARFGEVSEVVAKVTESAPCRAIIMHADLSRTATETHAWIASHCHLDDQMRQVCCEEIRVAASGSAIRYLARTVAPLIAPDLPVFLWWQDLQTLQEKYFLDFLPEVDRVIVDSRGLTHRDAQAAQLARFVLEARHRAAFSDLNWTRLTRWRDLIAGLFDAPDLTHYLHQLTRVTIFYARDEEASGIPLQALLLAGFFAAQLGWTLKDAYQVNRHQAELRFRARQRRVTVTIEPQVVQGLPQRQLSEVVLLAERPDMARFSVTCHPSDGADWLYTPAVEISGGARYHTTIALPQLTEARLMSREVEIFGRSKPYERALRMALDIITELELDAQFD
- the pgl gene encoding 6-phosphogluconolactonase, producing the protein MPSSTDHRVILVFPTAEDLARQAATSFVKQAAAAIAARGRFSVALSGGTTPRIVFRFLARPELASQVDWSRVHVFWGDERAVPPDDPESNFRLAQEHLLQPLGLAPENIHRVEGELPPAEAAARYDAHLTAFFGAEPRRFDLIHLGMGEDGHTASLFPHTAALDDPEARVVANEVPQRQTTRITFTAALINAARAVEFFVTGAGKAGVLREVLLGAEQKHLYPSQMICPTDGTLTWFVTADAAAQLPADLLRHA
- a CDS encoding patatin-like phospholipase family protein, with product MPDRRLGLVFAGGGNRAFYQLGLMQVWQDVWAQTAAVAMCSAGACVVAMLLSGRAEATADFWKQRRAHVRRNINWLHPLVGKPLTPHAPIYRDTLDFCLAEGGFERLRAQPFPLLVLTSRLPAGLPPKAATLAGLLAYNLEKKLKPGLVHPTWGQRLGFRPAVFDLRRCPTAAEATALILASSATPPFTPLGRMDGQVLLDGGLVDNIPAFVLDDRPEVARQVVLMSRPYPPQVVGRQGRRLYIAPLTPPPVSRWDYTRPDLVEATIEQGRREAALHRAALDAFLAEPA